Proteins from a single region of Antechinus flavipes isolate AdamAnt ecotype Samford, QLD, Australia chromosome 2, AdamAnt_v2, whole genome shotgun sequence:
- the LOC127547520 gene encoding RNA polymerase II subunit A C-terminal domain phosphatase SSU72-like, translating into MPSSPLKVAVVCSSNQNRSMEAHRILKKRGFRVRSFGTGTSVKLPGPTADQPNVYDFKMTYHQMYNDLLKKDQELYTANGVLNMLSRNKRIKPRPERFQDCRDEFDVIITCEKRVYDKAIEHLNSRHQETLRPVHLINVDIEDNEEEAILGAFLICELCQCIQLMKDMETQIDKLLLKLEEKHDRTLLHTLCFY; encoded by the coding sequence ATGCCCTCTTCTCCTCTGAAAGTGGCTGTGGTGTGCTCCAGTAACCAGAACAGGAGCATGGAGGCTCACCGCATCCTCAAAAAAAGAGGATTCCGCGTTAGATCTTTTGGAACAGGAACTTCTGTAAAACTTCCGGGACCCACAGCAGACCAGCCTAATGTCTATGATTTCAAAATGACATATCATcaaatgtacaatgatcttcttaAGAAAGACCAAGAACTCTATACAGCTAATGgggttttgaacatgttgagcaGAAATAAGAGAATCAAGCCCCGGCCAGAGAGGTTCCAGGACTGCAGGGATGAGTTTGATGTCATCATTACCTGTGAAAAGAGAGTCTATGACAAGGCAATAGAACATTTAAATTCCAGACATCAGGAGACTCTGAGGCCAGTGCATTTGATTAATGTGGACATTGAGGACAATGAAGAAGAAGCCATTTTAGGAGCCTTTCTCATCTGTGAACTCTGTCAGTGTATACAGCTAATGAAAGACATGGAAACCCAAATAGATAAACTGTTACTGAAATTGGAGGAGAAACATGATAGGACTTTGCTCCATACCCTCTGTT